In one Geotoga petraea genomic region, the following are encoded:
- the rnr gene encoding ribonuclease R, with the protein MENMESKILNLLKKNKMIQKEIYQKLNAIKKDEKKKIRRALNELLESGQIYKDSRNRYNMPDEDTTIGIIEFIKSGNMGFVKREDGTEIAIPVERSKNSLHGDKVLVQKKGKWRDLDAGEVVKILERNLEKVVGRFEKKKMFGFVVPIDGKINTDFYIAPEDMKNAKDGQIVEIEIKNYGKTTKNPEAKIIRVIGDEGDPSVDIPIVLSKHDLPEPGEFPDSVMKEVEKIPPKISKEEKKGRESFVGQNIFTIDGETAKDFDDAVGIKKTKNGNYKLGVHIADVSHYVKENSELDKEALNRATSVYLIDTVIPMLPHELSDWMCSLVEGEERLTMSLEMEIDKNGNVVDSSINNGLIKSVKRLTYTEVNELLSDNPSKEIEEKIGFLKKDLETMIELMEILRNNRKERGSIVDMESGEVYFKFDENGNVEDIIPVERGISEKMIEEFMIKANETVAEYFDAQDLPFIYRVHEDPDPEMIIQLKNYLEMLGMRVKMPLNMHPKALQQIVENTKDHPLADSIQRLLIKSMKRAIYSNENIGHFGLASMSYTHFTSPIRRYPDLIVHRLLKKFIESKGTLKKSDIEKYQKKLPEIADQCSKQERVADKAEWDLRDMKKVEYISNHIGEEYEVYVTGVTKFGLFVEIPKKMINGLIHISELNDYFEYDSDRNRLLGQKTGKIYRIGDKLKAVVMKANKIGTEVDFAPADNAKEIEKRLKKKYPNTKVKINRNKKINK; encoded by the coding sequence ATGGAAAATATGGAAAGTAAGATATTAAATTTATTGAAAAAAAATAAAATGATACAAAAAGAGATTTATCAAAAACTGAATGCCATTAAAAAAGACGAAAAAAAGAAAATTAGAAGAGCCTTAAATGAACTACTTGAAAGTGGACAAATATATAAAGATTCAAGGAATAGATACAATATGCCAGATGAAGATACTACTATAGGTATAATTGAATTTATCAAAAGTGGGAACATGGGTTTTGTTAAAAGAGAAGATGGGACAGAAATAGCTATCCCAGTTGAGAGAAGCAAAAACTCTTTACACGGTGACAAAGTATTAGTTCAAAAAAAAGGTAAATGGAGAGACTTAGATGCTGGAGAAGTTGTAAAGATTCTCGAGAGAAACCTTGAAAAAGTTGTTGGTAGGTTTGAGAAAAAGAAAATGTTTGGTTTTGTCGTTCCAATAGATGGAAAAATAAACACAGATTTTTATATAGCTCCAGAAGACATGAAAAATGCCAAAGATGGTCAAATTGTTGAAATAGAAATAAAAAATTATGGAAAAACTACAAAAAATCCAGAAGCTAAAATAATAAGAGTTATTGGAGATGAAGGAGACCCATCAGTTGATATCCCTATAGTTCTTTCAAAACATGATCTTCCTGAACCAGGAGAATTTCCTGATTCTGTCATGAAAGAAGTGGAAAAAATTCCCCCAAAAATTTCTAAAGAAGAGAAAAAAGGTAGAGAAAGTTTTGTGGGTCAAAATATATTTACAATAGACGGGGAAACTGCAAAAGATTTTGATGATGCAGTTGGTATAAAGAAAACTAAAAATGGTAATTACAAATTAGGTGTCCATATAGCTGATGTATCTCATTATGTTAAAGAAAATTCAGAGTTAGACAAAGAAGCTTTAAACAGAGCAACCAGTGTTTATTTAATAGATACAGTAATACCAATGTTACCTCATGAATTATCCGATTGGATGTGTTCTTTGGTAGAAGGTGAAGAAAGATTAACCATGTCACTGGAAATGGAAATTGATAAAAATGGAAATGTTGTTGATTCATCTATAAACAACGGTTTAATAAAAAGCGTAAAAAGATTAACTTATACCGAGGTAAACGAACTTTTATCAGACAACCCTTCCAAAGAAATAGAAGAAAAAATTGGATTTTTAAAAAAAGACTTAGAAACAATGATAGAGCTGATGGAAATATTGAGAAATAACAGAAAAGAAAGAGGTTCTATTGTTGACATGGAAAGTGGAGAAGTATATTTTAAATTCGATGAAAATGGCAATGTTGAAGATATAATTCCTGTAGAAAGAGGAATATCAGAGAAAATGATAGAGGAATTCATGATAAAAGCAAATGAAACAGTTGCTGAATATTTTGATGCACAAGATTTGCCTTTTATATACAGAGTTCATGAAGACCCAGATCCAGAAATGATCATTCAATTGAAAAATTATTTGGAAATGCTTGGCATGAGAGTCAAAATGCCTTTAAATATGCATCCAAAAGCTTTACAACAAATTGTTGAAAACACAAAAGACCATCCTTTAGCTGATTCAATTCAAAGGTTACTCATAAAATCCATGAAAAGAGCTATATATTCTAATGAAAACATAGGACATTTTGGGCTCGCATCTATGTCTTATACTCATTTCACTTCTCCGATTAGGCGATATCCTGATCTTATCGTTCACAGACTATTAAAAAAATTTATAGAAAGTAAAGGTACTTTAAAAAAATCTGACATAGAAAAATATCAGAAAAAATTACCAGAAATAGCAGATCAATGCTCAAAACAAGAAAGAGTTGCTGATAAAGCAGAGTGGGATTTAAGAGATATGAAAAAAGTCGAATACATATCAAATCATATAGGGGAAGAATACGAAGTATATGTTACTGGAGTGACAAAGTTCGGCCTCTTTGTTGAAATACCTAAAAAGATGATAAATGGATTAATACATATTTCAGAATTAAATGACTACTTTGAATACGATAGCGATCGAAATAGACTACTCGGACAAAAAACTGGAAAAATATACAGAATTGGCGACAAGTTAAAAGCAGTCGTTATGAAAGCTAATAAAATTGGAACAGAAGTAGATTTTGCCCCAGCAGACAATGCCAAAGAAATTGAAAAAAGACTTAAGAAAAAATACCCAAATACAAAGGTTAAAATAAACAGAAACAAAAAAATAAATAAATAA
- a CDS encoding ATP-binding cassette domain-containing protein gives MVKLEEIKVIYNKGEVNEKIALENFSFKFKKGELITVTGSNGSGKSTLFKVLTGDIKPEHGYYFLDEKNTYKIPSYKILKNISIVYQNPDSGVFPDLTIEENLMLGSKKGRRLLKFGKVKGLDLLKNLDIGLDKRLKTKVKELSGGQKQALSLIIASISKPDILLLDEHTAALDPKMAEKIMNLTTYINKNMGITVLMINHNEKLIRKYSERILQLDNGRLVGDFKNKKIS, from the coding sequence ATGGTTAAGCTTGAAGAGATTAAAGTCATTTATAATAAGGGCGAGGTGAATGAAAAAATCGCTTTAGAAAATTTTTCATTTAAGTTCAAAAAGGGTGAATTAATAACAGTAACAGGATCAAATGGTTCTGGAAAATCAACTTTATTCAAAGTATTGACAGGAGATATAAAACCAGAACATGGTTACTATTTTTTAGATGAAAAAAATACTTATAAAATACCCTCTTACAAGATATTAAAAAACATCAGCATAGTTTATCAAAACCCAGATAGCGGTGTTTTCCCCGATCTAACTATTGAAGAAAATTTAATGCTTGGATCGAAAAAAGGTAGAAGACTTTTAAAATTTGGGAAAGTAAAAGGATTAGACTTGTTAAAAAATTTGGATATTGGATTAGATAAAAGATTGAAAACAAAAGTGAAAGAACTTTCAGGAGGGCAAAAACAGGCTTTGTCTCTTATTATCGCTTCTATATCTAAACCCGATATTTTATTATTAGATGAACATACTGCGGCTTTAGATCCGAAAATGGCAGAAAAAATAATGAATCTAACAACTTATATTAATAAAAATATGGGAATTACTGTTTTAATGATTAATCACAATGAAAAGCTTATTAGAAAATATTCCGAAAGAATATTGCAATTGGATAACGGAAGATTAGTTGGAGATTTTAAAAACAAAAAGATTAGTTAA
- a CDS encoding ABC transporter permease: MDIISIFEQGLIASLAALGVFISFRVIDLPDLTPDGSYVLGAAVTISLLYANVLLPFAILLGALASGIAGLFTAFLYNKFNMHSLLASILIMTMLYSINLRIMDGPNISVPKESYGEEVIYEEQTKLDFLFEDTNNTESLVSNELQKNENFTNVFSIDIYFLLFISSIIIFLLYLLFKTEFGLALRGFGNNKEGIKNLGMNPNIFSYTGLFLGNFFPGLAGGFFAIYSGFSDVNMGQGIVVSSLAAVIIGEIVLGKLNILYNLLCAFIGGIIYQFVIALVMKYGYKIGFNPGDMKLLTSIFIILMIGLRNEEVKKWLSLKRLKSFIIRAR; the protein is encoded by the coding sequence ATGGATATAATAAGTATTTTTGAACAGGGATTGATTGCATCGTTAGCTGCGCTCGGAGTTTTCATATCATTTAGGGTTATAGATTTACCAGATTTAACGCCTGATGGATCTTATGTCCTTGGTGCGGCTGTAACTATCAGCCTACTTTATGCAAATGTTTTACTACCTTTTGCAATTTTGTTGGGGGCTTTGGCCTCTGGTATTGCTGGGCTTTTTACAGCTTTTTTGTATAATAAATTTAATATGCATAGTCTTCTTGCAAGTATTTTAATTATGACTATGTTATATTCAATTAATTTAAGAATTATGGACGGTCCAAACATTTCAGTACCAAAAGAAAGCTACGGTGAAGAGGTAATTTATGAAGAACAGACAAAATTGGATTTTTTATTTGAAGATACAAACAACACTGAATCGTTAGTTAGTAATGAACTTCAAAAAAATGAAAACTTTACAAACGTTTTTTCAATTGACATTTATTTTTTGTTATTTATATCTTCAATTATTATTTTTTTACTATATTTACTCTTTAAAACAGAATTTGGACTTGCTCTTAGGGGGTTTGGAAACAATAAAGAAGGCATTAAAAATCTTGGCATGAATCCCAATATTTTTAGTTACACTGGATTATTTCTTGGAAATTTTTTTCCTGGTTTAGCTGGTGGTTTTTTTGCGATTTACTCTGGGTTTTCTGATGTAAATATGGGACAAGGGATTGTTGTTTCTTCTTTAGCAGCTGTTATTATTGGAGAAATAGTTTTAGGCAAGCTGAATATTTTATACAATTTATTATGCGCCTTTATTGGGGGAATTATTTATCAGTTTGTAATTGCACTGGTAATGAAATATGGATACAAAATAGGGTTTAACCCTGGAGATATGAAGCTATTAACTTCAATATTTATAATTTTGATGATAGGTCTTAGAAATGAGGAGGTAAAAAAATGGTTAAGCTTGAAGAGATTAAAGTCATTTATAATAAGGGCGAGGTGA
- a CDS encoding ABC transporter substrate-binding protein has protein sequence MKKRFFGVFLVFSLFVVQVFSLTIGVTQIVEHPALDAVFEGLKEELSDMDLVYDHQIAQGSFQNATQIAKKFNNDSDLIVAIATPSAQAAANSIKNKPIVFTAVTDPVAAGLIPKMGLNSGNIVGISDMLPVELHMNLIKKYFPEAKNIGLLFNTGEINSKKIVELANKYSEELGLNTIEISGSNINELITGINSRSDEVDIFYLFTDNLVASSIELLSEKMKEKKIPVISGDIDIAKASSVIGFGFDYKSLGIETGKIVRRIINGEKISEIESTFMPGNALLLYLNLERAKAFNLNIPDELIDNADIIE, from the coding sequence ATGAAAAAGAGATTTTTTGGGGTATTTTTGGTTTTTAGTTTATTTGTAGTACAAGTTTTTTCATTGACTATAGGAGTAACTCAAATTGTTGAACATCCTGCTTTAGACGCTGTTTTTGAAGGGCTAAAAGAAGAATTATCTGATATGGATTTAGTTTACGATCACCAAATAGCACAAGGGTCTTTTCAAAATGCTACTCAGATAGCAAAAAAATTTAACAATGATTCTGATTTAATTGTTGCTATAGCAACTCCTTCAGCACAAGCTGCAGCGAATTCTATTAAAAACAAACCTATTGTGTTTACTGCAGTAACAGATCCGGTAGCCGCAGGTTTAATTCCGAAAATGGGTTTGAATTCAGGAAATATTGTTGGAATTTCTGATATGTTGCCAGTTGAATTACATATGAATCTTATAAAAAAATATTTTCCAGAAGCAAAAAATATCGGATTACTTTTCAATACGGGTGAGATTAATTCTAAAAAAATTGTTGAATTGGCAAATAAATATAGTGAAGAATTAGGTTTAAATACTATTGAAATTTCAGGAAGTAATATTAATGAATTGATAACTGGAATAAATTCCAGAAGTGATGAAGTCGATATTTTCTATCTTTTTACAGACAACCTTGTTGCTTCTTCTATTGAACTTTTATCAGAAAAAATGAAAGAAAAGAAAATTCCTGTAATATCAGGAGACATTGATATTGCAAAGGCTTCTTCAGTTATAGGTTTTGGCTTTGATTACAAAAGCTTGGGTATTGAAACTGGAAAAATTGTAAGAAGAATTATTAATGGGGAAAAAATCTCTGAGATCGAATCTACTTTTATGCCAGGAAATGCTCTTTTATTATACTTAAACCTTGAAAGAGCAAAAGCTTTTAACTTAAACATTCCAGATGAATTAATAGATAATGCAGATATTATTGAATAA
- a CDS encoding DUF2164 domain-containing protein gives MSNIKIDNMKKEQLIEEIKKYFFNESGEDIGNLRARMILEFFIDTIGPTIYNQGVSDAHNYMKNKLDEVFELEVYRKR, from the coding sequence ATGAGTAATATCAAAATAGATAATATGAAAAAAGAGCAATTAATAGAGGAAATAAAGAAGTATTTTTTTAATGAATCTGGAGAAGACATAGGCAATTTAAGGGCAAGAATGATTTTAGAGTTTTTTATAGATACAATAGGACCAACAATATATAATCAGGGGGTTAGTGATGCTCATAATTATATGAAAAATAAATTAGATGAAGTCTTTGAATTAGAAGTATATAGAAAGAGATAG
- a CDS encoding MFS transporter, producing the protein MTKQERSWVLYDWANSAFSIAITTAIFPLFFKSYAAADLPNNISTAYWGYWNSLATFIIAILAPILGTIADYKNRKKRFLIFFWIMGILGTGMLSLINEGQWVMALSIYVISLVGFSGANIFYDAFLVDVTTDERMDWVSSSGFGWGYLGSTIPFIISIVFILNPSIIGLSGDVAAQKFSFIITAVWWGVFTIPLILNVKQKNFIPPSKTPIKDGFQRLAKTIGNIKENKNTFIFLIAYFFYIDGVGTIIKMATSYGADVGIASDDLLIILLVTQFVAFPFALIYGKLAKKVSAKFMLFIGILIYIILTTYAYFINSTLDYWILAMLVASSQGGIQALSRSLYGKLIPKEKSAEFYGFYNIFGKFAAVMGPFLVGFFSQVSGSSRTGIFSIVVLFIIGGIVLTQVKERKV; encoded by the coding sequence ATGACAAAACAAGAACGTAGCTGGGTGTTATATGATTGGGCTAATTCAGCTTTTTCAATTGCGATAACAACAGCTATTTTTCCGCTATTTTTTAAATCTTATGCTGCTGCTGACTTACCTAATAATATTTCTACTGCCTACTGGGGTTATTGGAACTCTTTAGCTACATTTATAATTGCTATTTTAGCCCCTATTTTAGGGACAATTGCTGATTACAAAAATCGAAAAAAACGGTTTCTAATATTTTTCTGGATAATGGGAATATTAGGGACAGGAATGCTTTCACTGATAAACGAAGGTCAATGGGTGATGGCGTTGTCCATATATGTTATTTCTTTAGTAGGATTTTCCGGGGCAAACATATTTTATGATGCTTTCCTTGTTGATGTAACAACAGATGAAAGAATGGACTGGGTTAGTTCAAGTGGTTTTGGATGGGGGTATTTAGGAAGCACAATTCCTTTTATTATCAGTATAGTTTTTATTTTAAACCCCTCTATAATTGGTTTGTCTGGAGATGTAGCAGCACAGAAATTCTCATTTATTATTACTGCAGTATGGTGGGGGGTATTTACAATTCCATTGATTTTAAATGTGAAACAGAAAAACTTTATTCCTCCATCTAAAACACCAATAAAAGATGGATTTCAAAGGTTGGCAAAGACCATTGGGAATATAAAAGAAAATAAAAACACATTCATATTCTTAATTGCATATTTCTTCTATATCGATGGTGTTGGTACTATAATTAAAATGGCAACTTCGTATGGTGCTGATGTAGGAATAGCTTCTGATGATCTATTGATTATTTTGCTTGTAACACAATTTGTGGCTTTCCCTTTTGCACTTATTTATGGAAAATTAGCTAAAAAAGTATCAGCAAAATTCATGCTTTTTATTGGGATATTGATTTATATAATATTGACTACATATGCTTATTTTATTAATTCGACACTTGATTATTGGATACTTGCTATGTTGGTTGCTTCCTCTCAAGGTGGGATTCAAGCTTTAAGTAGATCTCTTTATGGTAAATTGATACCAAAAGAAAAATCTGCAGAATTTTATGGATTTTACAATATATTTGGTAAATTTGCTGCGGTAATGGGACCATTTTTAGTAGGTTTTTTCTCCCAAGTATCAGGAAGTTCAAGAACAGGAATATTTAGTATTGTAGTATTGTTTATCATAGGAGGAATTGTTTTAACACAAGTAAAAGAAAGAAAAGTATAA